In Pedobacter sp. W3I1, one DNA window encodes the following:
- a CDS encoding beta-galactosidase family protein, protein MKKQLIGFIFCILSASYCPSVLAQQGAAAPFKISTESFVLNGKPYVIRCGELHFARIPKAYWRQRLKMVKAVGLNTVCAYLFWNFHETTPGKFNWQGQADAAEFCKIAQEEGLYVILRPGPYSCAEWEFGGFPWWLLQKKDIKLRTQDPYYLERSRLYLKEVGRVLSPLQITHGGPILMVQVENEYGSYGNDKDYLLKLRDYLKEAKFGVPFFTCDGVVQLKNDVQKDLFAVVNFGSNPEAGFKALREVQPEGPLMCGEYYPGWFDSWGNAHHTGSAERMVKELEYMLQQQASFSIYMIHGGTSFGLWAGANCQPYVPETSSYDYDAPISENGSANAKFYALREMLKKHLQPGEVLPDVPPAIPVQKIAAFNLTSVAPIFAQLGKPILSDTTLNMEDLGQGYGMVAYETTLPAGAKSTLDLGEVHDYAEVYLDQKLIGVLNRMKNEHRINLPALAKNTRLRILVEAMGRVNFGEYMHDRKGLLGEVYRISNTSKLQLKGWKHYTIPLGEGNPAFRYKPIGTAGKLNEPAFYKGTFTPKNKNDFYLDMRWFKKGVVWINGHCLGRYWNIGPTQTMYVPGVWLHAGKNEVVVLDLHRPFAARLQGLEKPILDSLTEVKAISSNHRKAGQQFGNNLSN, encoded by the coding sequence ATGAAAAAGCAACTAATTGGTTTTATATTTTGTATTCTATCCGCCTCCTATTGCCCATCGGTTTTAGCACAACAGGGAGCGGCGGCACCTTTTAAGATCAGTACAGAATCTTTTGTTCTAAACGGTAAACCATACGTGATCCGTTGTGGCGAACTGCATTTTGCCAGGATCCCAAAAGCTTACTGGAGGCAGCGCTTAAAAATGGTAAAAGCCGTTGGTTTGAATACCGTTTGTGCCTATCTGTTCTGGAACTTCCACGAAACTACGCCAGGCAAATTCAACTGGCAAGGACAGGCTGATGCGGCCGAATTCTGTAAAATAGCCCAGGAGGAAGGATTGTATGTGATTTTACGCCCGGGCCCTTACTCTTGTGCCGAATGGGAATTTGGTGGTTTCCCGTGGTGGCTGTTGCAAAAGAAAGACATTAAACTGCGCACACAGGATCCTTACTATCTGGAACGCAGTCGTTTATATCTGAAAGAAGTTGGACGTGTATTAAGCCCCTTGCAGATCACTCATGGTGGTCCAATCCTGATGGTACAGGTAGAGAACGAATATGGCAGTTACGGGAACGATAAAGATTACCTGTTAAAACTCAGAGACTACCTGAAAGAAGCCAAATTCGGTGTTCCGTTTTTCACCTGCGACGGAGTGGTCCAGCTAAAAAATGATGTCCAGAAAGACCTCTTTGCAGTGGTGAACTTCGGCAGCAATCCCGAAGCCGGTTTTAAAGCCTTACGCGAGGTTCAGCCCGAAGGGCCTTTAATGTGTGGTGAATATTATCCCGGATGGTTCGATTCATGGGGCAATGCTCACCATACCGGTTCAGCTGAGCGCATGGTAAAAGAGCTGGAATACATGCTCCAACAGCAAGCTTCATTCAGTATCTATATGATCCATGGTGGAACTTCATTCGGCTTATGGGCGGGAGCCAATTGCCAACCATACGTACCAGAAACTTCCAGTTATGACTACGATGCCCCCATCAGCGAAAATGGATCAGCCAATGCTAAATTCTATGCCTTACGTGAGATGCTGAAAAAGCATCTTCAACCAGGAGAAGTGCTACCCGACGTACCCCCAGCTATTCCGGTACAAAAAATCGCAGCATTTAACCTAACCAGTGTTGCCCCCATCTTCGCACAACTGGGCAAACCTATACTTTCTGATACGACCTTAAACATGGAAGATCTGGGCCAGGGATACGGAATGGTGGCTTATGAAACCACCCTTCCTGCCGGAGCGAAAAGTACACTCGACCTTGGAGAAGTGCATGATTATGCAGAAGTATACCTGGATCAGAAACTGATAGGTGTATTGAACAGAATGAAAAATGAGCACCGCATCAATCTGCCTGCATTAGCTAAAAACACCAGACTCCGTATACTGGTAGAAGCCATGGGCCGCGTAAACTTCGGGGAGTACATGCACGACCGTAAAGGTTTACTGGGTGAGGTTTACCGCATCTCCAATACTTCGAAATTGCAACTGAAAGGATGGAAACATTACACTATTCCTTTAGGTGAAGGAAATCCGGCATTTAGGTATAAGCCCATTGGAACAGCTGGCAAACTAAACGAACCAGCCTTTTATAAAGGCACTTTTACTCCTAAAAACAAAAACGATTTTTACCTGGACATGCGCTGGTTTAAAAAAGGTGTGGTTTGGATCAATGGACACTGCCTTGGCCGTTACTGGAATATTGGGCCTACTCAAACCATGTATGTTCCGGGCGTATGGTTACATGCAGGGAAAAACGAGGTCGTCGTTCTGGATCTCCATCGCCCGTTTGCAGCACGTTTACAGGGATTAGAAAAACCGATTCTCGATAGCCTTACTGAGGTGAAAGCCATCAGCAGCAACCATCGTAAAGCAGGACAGCAGTTTGGAAACAATTTAAGCAACTGA
- a CDS encoding discoidin domain-containing protein → MQNSASWQIFNFPLKTGRYIALEALNNFAEDTFTSLAELELLDENGRQIPRNLWKVVYADSEELKSQDGKSENVFDLQYTSIWHSQWKEHSPKHPHQVVIDLGAQTRVSGIKVLPRQDMETGRIKDFRLYLAGKLFNGL, encoded by the coding sequence ATGCAAAATTCTGCTTCCTGGCAGATTTTTAATTTTCCATTAAAAACTGGCAGGTATATAGCCCTTGAAGCCTTAAACAACTTTGCCGAAGATACATTTACTTCACTCGCCGAGCTGGAACTTCTGGACGAAAATGGCAGACAAATTCCAAGAAATTTATGGAAGGTGGTGTATGCAGACAGTGAAGAGCTGAAAAGCCAGGATGGTAAATCAGAAAATGTGTTTGATCTTCAATATACGAGTATCTGGCATAGCCAATGGAAAGAGCACAGTCCAAAACACCCGCATCAGGTGGTTATTGATCTGGGCGCGCAGACCAGAGTTAGCGGTATAAAAGTATTGCCGCGACAGGATATGGAAACCGGCAGGATTAAGGACTTCAGACTCTATCTGGCCGGAAAATTATTTAATGGGCTATAA
- a CDS encoding helix-turn-helix transcriptional regulator: MKPQLLKVSTTPTQSFSVRRDLVPYMNNKWHYHPEIELIHLKKGVGTQFIGDNIKSFRSGDIVLVGPHLAHYWRFDDCYFKDQPKVQADVRVAHFSENFWGDQFLNLPENKAIKSLLESSRRGLQVNGKIKVKVADLLEKMLESEGASRIILLMEALNLIANCNQTVKLSSIGFKQDYDETSNIKINAIYNFTLENFRRKIHLEEIANVAVISPNSFCRYFKSKTGKTYSRFLTEIKVGHACRLLIENKLNIKQLCYESGFNNMASFHKYFKITTGKSPLSYQREFISQGTI; this comes from the coding sequence ATGAAACCGCAATTACTAAAAGTTTCAACAACACCTACGCAATCTTTTAGCGTGAGGAGGGACCTGGTTCCTTACATGAACAACAAATGGCATTATCATCCGGAGATTGAACTCATCCATCTAAAAAAAGGTGTGGGCACGCAATTTATTGGCGACAATATCAAAAGCTTTAGATCAGGGGATATTGTGTTGGTTGGCCCTCATCTGGCCCATTACTGGAGATTTGACGATTGTTATTTCAAAGATCAACCGAAAGTACAGGCCGACGTTAGGGTTGCACATTTTAGCGAAAACTTTTGGGGAGATCAGTTCCTGAATCTACCAGAAAACAAGGCCATTAAATCGTTATTAGAAAGCAGCAGAAGGGGCTTACAGGTAAATGGTAAAATTAAGGTAAAAGTAGCAGACCTTCTTGAAAAGATGCTGGAATCAGAGGGGGCTTCCCGTATCATATTATTAATGGAAGCACTCAACCTGATTGCCAACTGCAACCAAACGGTTAAACTCTCTTCCATCGGTTTTAAGCAGGATTATGATGAAACCTCCAATATTAAGATTAATGCGATATACAATTTCACACTAGAAAATTTCAGGAGGAAAATACACCTGGAAGAAATTGCAAATGTAGCGGTCATTAGTCCAAACTCATTCTGCAGGTACTTTAAATCTAAAACCGGTAAAACATATTCCAGGTTTTTAACCGAAATAAAGGTAGGACATGCCTGTCGTTTATTAATCGAGAACAAGCTCAATATTAAACAGTTATGCTATGAAAGTGGGTTTAACAACATGGCCAGTTTTCATAAATATTTCAAAATCACTACTGGAAAAAGTCCGTTAAGCTACCAGCGGGAATTCATTTCACAGGGTACGATATAA
- a CDS encoding glycoside hydrolase family 105 protein: protein MKKNIVILGLLFALPYIVFSQSADLKKWPKGISPEEVGRRVAARFVATPHTNFNKPSPPRVITYAESCAWYGALKFAKASANSSLKNELIKRFDPMFALEAGMIPPVTNVDYAVFGSVPLQLFIQTGDKRYKEMGQAIADKQWATPDSGVKVTPAQQAAFKNGYTWHTRMWIDDMFMVTTLQAQAYRATKDEKYINRAAREMVLYLDSLQKPNGLFYHAPDVPFFWARGNGWMAAGMAEMLTSLPANNPDRPRIMKGYETMMSALLAYQAPSGMWRQLIDEPKSWEESSSTGMFAYAMVVGVKKGWLDKEKYAPAARKAWLGLVSYLDENADVKEVCEGTNKKNDKQYYLDRKRVVGDMHGQVPILWTAAALIE, encoded by the coding sequence ATGAAAAAAAATATTGTGATCCTGGGACTGCTATTTGCGCTTCCGTATATAGTTTTTTCTCAGTCTGCCGATTTAAAAAAATGGCCTAAAGGTATTTCACCAGAAGAAGTAGGCCGCAGGGTTGCCGCCAGGTTTGTAGCCACTCCGCACACCAATTTTAACAAACCAAGCCCGCCCAGGGTAATTACATATGCAGAAAGCTGTGCCTGGTATGGTGCACTGAAGTTCGCCAAAGCATCGGCTAATAGTAGTTTGAAAAATGAGTTGATCAAAAGATTCGATCCTATGTTCGCTCTGGAAGCTGGCATGATTCCTCCGGTAACCAATGTGGATTATGCGGTTTTTGGATCCGTACCGCTTCAGCTCTTTATACAAACAGGCGACAAAAGATACAAAGAAATGGGGCAAGCTATTGCTGATAAACAATGGGCTACGCCAGATTCTGGCGTAAAGGTTACCCCAGCCCAACAAGCAGCCTTTAAAAATGGTTATACATGGCACACGCGGATGTGGATAGACGATATGTTTATGGTTACCACACTACAGGCACAAGCTTACCGGGCTACGAAGGATGAAAAATATATCAATAGGGCGGCTAGGGAAATGGTATTGTACCTGGATTCACTTCAAAAACCAAACGGTTTATTTTATCATGCACCGGATGTTCCTTTCTTTTGGGCCAGGGGCAATGGATGGATGGCGGCCGGTATGGCTGAAATGTTAACCTCCCTGCCGGCAAACAATCCCGATCGCCCCCGGATTATGAAGGGCTATGAAACGATGATGAGCGCATTATTGGCCTACCAGGCACCATCGGGTATGTGGAGGCAATTGATAGACGAGCCTAAATCCTGGGAGGAGAGTTCGTCAACCGGAATGTTTGCTTATGCCATGGTTGTAGGCGTTAAAAAAGGTTGGCTAGACAAAGAAAAATATGCTCCAGCGGCAAGAAAAGCCTGGCTAGGGCTCGTATCTTACCTGGACGAAAATGCCGATGTGAAGGAGGTGTGTGAAGGCACTAATAAGAAAAACGATAAACAATATTACCTCGACCGTAAAAGGGTAGTGGGCGATATGCATGGGCAGGTACCGATTTTATGGACAGCTGCGGCATTAATAGAATAA
- a CDS encoding alpha-L-fucosidase: MIKKLSCLLLIFIFSVTIVKSQQQVSKNDKMEWWREARFGMFIHFGVYAQLAGEYNGHEQSRGGAEWIMNRMKVPVAEYKAIAKQFNPVKFDADQWVKMARDAGMKYLIITAKHHDGFALFDSKASDWDIVDATPYKKDLLKPLAAACKKYGIRLGFYYSQAQDWGNAGGSAARKLMAEGWPNPDSTKINSYTQEHKGHWDPVQETATFSQYIDRVAVPQVKELMTNYGDVAVLWWDTPTNMTDEAALKLKEQLNLQPNIITNDRLKRPNFPGDTKTPEQKIPNLSELDGKDWETCMTMNGTWGFRNSDTNWKSSVTLIRNLVDIASKGGNYLLNIGPKPDGSFPEASVERLKDLGAWMKIYSEAIYATQASPIQSQPWGRVTRKNLSNGNTTLYFSVFEWPKNGELLVKGLSNELISAQLLNNGKKADWKRDKDQLTFKLPLNAPNQVASVIKVEVKGKMQTWYEGTGKEKMKTGAID; the protein is encoded by the coding sequence ATGATAAAGAAACTTAGCTGTCTGCTTTTGATATTTATTTTTTCTGTTACCATTGTAAAATCTCAACAGCAGGTATCAAAAAACGACAAAATGGAATGGTGGCGGGAAGCCCGCTTTGGGATGTTCATCCATTTTGGGGTATATGCCCAGTTGGCTGGCGAATATAACGGACACGAGCAAAGCCGTGGCGGTGCAGAATGGATTATGAATCGGATGAAAGTACCAGTTGCCGAATATAAAGCAATAGCGAAACAATTTAATCCGGTAAAATTCGATGCTGACCAATGGGTGAAAATGGCCAGGGATGCAGGAATGAAGTATCTGATCATCACCGCCAAACATCATGATGGCTTTGCACTGTTTGATTCTAAGGCAAGTGATTGGGATATTGTTGATGCCACTCCCTATAAAAAGGATTTGCTAAAGCCTCTTGCAGCGGCCTGTAAAAAATACGGCATCAGATTAGGCTTTTATTACTCACAGGCGCAGGATTGGGGCAATGCGGGCGGATCAGCAGCGAGAAAGTTAATGGCAGAGGGCTGGCCAAATCCTGACAGCACTAAAATAAACAGTTATACCCAGGAACATAAAGGGCATTGGGATCCGGTACAGGAGACAGCGACTTTCTCTCAATATATTGATCGGGTTGCCGTGCCTCAGGTAAAAGAGTTGATGACCAATTATGGTGATGTTGCCGTATTGTGGTGGGATACGCCCACAAACATGACCGATGAGGCTGCCTTAAAATTAAAGGAACAATTAAACTTACAGCCCAACATCATCACAAACGACAGGTTAAAACGCCCTAACTTTCCGGGAGATACTAAAACGCCGGAACAGAAAATTCCGAATTTAAGTGAGCTTGATGGCAAAGACTGGGAAACATGCATGACCATGAATGGTACATGGGGATTCAGGAATTCGGATACCAACTGGAAATCGTCGGTTACCCTGATCAGGAATTTAGTAGATATTGCATCAAAAGGAGGTAACTATTTACTGAATATTGGACCAAAACCAGATGGGTCTTTTCCAGAGGCGAGTGTTGAAAGGTTAAAAGACCTGGGCGCATGGATGAAAATATATAGTGAGGCCATATATGCTACACAGGCCAGTCCCATCCAGTCGCAACCTTGGGGCAGGGTTACCAGAAAAAATCTTTCCAATGGAAATACCACCTTATATTTTTCTGTTTTCGAATGGCCAAAAAACGGCGAACTGCTGGTGAAAGGCTTGTCGAATGAGCTGATATCCGCGCAGTTATTGAACAACGGAAAAAAAGCAGACTGGAAAAGAGATAAAGATCAGCTAACATTTAAACTCCCGCTTAATGCACCAAATCAGGTCGCCAGTGTAATTAAAGTGGAAGTAAAAGGCAAAATGCAAACCTGGTACGAAGGAACAGGAAAAGAAAAAATGAAAACGGGAGCGATAGATTAA
- a CDS encoding polysaccharide lyase 6 family protein has translation MKLNFYLTGILIACSIYGSAKDYKISSAAELAALNLLPGDKVILKNGEWTNQQLLFKGNGTQQKPITLSAEEGGKVFFTGASSLKIDGTWLITDGVSFKNGFTKGEDVIVFSEQSANCRLTNSSVIGYNPLDKATEYTFASLYGDHNRVDHCYFEGKTNQAPTLVVWLSNKPNYHQIDHNYFGPRPDIGGNGGETIRIGTSTWSMYDSFTKVDANIFAHCNGETEIVSVKSCRNTISNNLFFESVGTLTLRHGNYNEVYGNIFIGNNIANTGGIRVIGEHHKVYNNYLQGLTGTGLRAAISVMDGLPNPILVSHWQVKYADITANTIVECKEPFSLGAGKNADRILPPQKVVVANNLVKVDANPVSWVDRNADAVFSGNVLATTSAPQNLDKGFSVIDAKFEKQQGIWSLKGQKAGANLNSDQLSILKAKHIGPNWFKPVQVIIIK, from the coding sequence ATGAAACTGAATTTTTACCTAACAGGTATCCTCATTGCTTGTTCGATCTACGGATCTGCAAAAGATTACAAAATAAGCTCGGCAGCTGAGTTGGCTGCTTTAAACCTTTTACCGGGGGATAAGGTAATCCTTAAAAATGGCGAATGGACAAATCAACAACTGCTTTTTAAAGGTAATGGCACGCAGCAAAAGCCCATTACGCTAAGCGCAGAGGAGGGTGGAAAAGTATTCTTTACGGGTGCATCATCGCTAAAAATTGATGGAACATGGCTAATCACAGATGGCGTATCTTTTAAAAATGGTTTTACAAAAGGAGAAGATGTGATTGTATTTTCTGAGCAGTCGGCTAATTGCCGTTTAACAAATTCATCGGTTATCGGTTACAATCCGCTTGATAAGGCTACAGAATATACATTTGCTTCGCTGTATGGCGATCATAACAGGGTAGATCATTGTTATTTTGAAGGTAAAACCAATCAGGCACCTACTTTAGTCGTCTGGCTTTCAAATAAACCTAATTATCACCAGATAGACCATAATTATTTTGGTCCGAGGCCTGATATAGGAGGAAATGGTGGCGAAACCATCCGGATCGGCACAAGCACCTGGTCTATGTATGATTCATTCACAAAAGTGGATGCCAACATTTTTGCCCATTGTAATGGCGAGACTGAGATTGTTTCAGTCAAATCTTGCAGAAACACCATTTCTAATAATCTATTTTTCGAAAGTGTAGGCACTTTAACCTTACGCCATGGCAATTATAACGAAGTGTATGGAAACATTTTTATTGGGAACAATATAGCAAACACAGGTGGCATCCGCGTGATCGGCGAGCATCACAAAGTATACAATAATTATCTGCAAGGTTTAACCGGTACTGGTTTAAGAGCGGCAATATCGGTAATGGATGGCCTGCCCAATCCGATTTTGGTAAGCCATTGGCAGGTGAAATACGCGGATATTACAGCAAATACAATTGTAGAATGTAAAGAGCCTTTTTCTTTAGGCGCAGGTAAAAATGCCGATCGGATATTGCCCCCACAGAAAGTTGTGGTTGCGAATAACCTGGTAAAGGTAGATGCTAATCCGGTAAGCTGGGTCGACAGAAATGCTGATGCGGTTTTTAGCGGAAATGTCTTGGCCACGACCTCAGCTCCACAAAATCTTGACAAAGGCTTTAGTGTTATCGATGCAAAATTTGAAAAACAGCAAGGTATCTGGAGTTTAAAAGGTCAGAAAGCTGGAGCCAATCTAAATAGCGATCAACTTTCCATATTAAAAGCAAAGCATATCGGCCCCAACTGGTTTAAACCTGTGCAGGTGATAATAATTAAATAA
- a CDS encoding glycoside hydrolase family 88 protein has protein sequence MMIKVSYLIPAIILLFLQSPVFAQDVNVKKAFQQAATQSRLMLQEIKKSADASKPEQVSPRTLDHGALKLVASRDWTSGFFPGVLWYLDEYYKTDQWRAEARAFTSFIEKEKDNATTHDMGFKVFCSVGNAFRLTGNVHDKAVIIAAAKTLATRFNPKTGVILSWDHSRDKWVNPVIIDNMMNLELLFEATKLTGDSAFHKIAVSHANTTMKNHFREDFSSYHVVEYDPETGKVIKKTTHQGYRNSSAWARGQAWALYGYTLCYRYTKNPAYLKQAENIARFIFAHPNMPKDLVPYWDFDAPQIPNEPRDASAAAVMASGLYELSRYSKNSNNYYQKANQILKSLSTAFAAPIGTAKGFILLHSTGSKPSNSEVDVPLSYADYYYLEALLRYKNYKK, from the coding sequence ATGATGATAAAAGTTAGCTACCTTATTCCAGCAATTATTTTACTGTTCCTGCAAAGCCCTGTTTTTGCCCAGGATGTAAATGTTAAAAAAGCGTTCCAGCAAGCTGCTACCCAAAGCCGTTTGATGTTACAGGAAATAAAAAAATCGGCCGACGCCAGCAAACCTGAGCAGGTTTCTCCACGAACATTAGATCATGGTGCGCTTAAACTAGTGGCGAGCAGAGATTGGACAAGTGGATTTTTTCCGGGTGTACTTTGGTATCTGGATGAATACTACAAAACCGACCAATGGCGCGCTGAAGCAAGGGCTTTTACCTCATTTATAGAAAAAGAAAAAGACAATGCCACTACGCATGATATGGGCTTTAAGGTTTTTTGTAGTGTAGGTAATGCTTTCCGCTTAACCGGAAATGTACATGATAAAGCGGTTATTATCGCGGCAGCAAAAACTTTGGCAACCCGCTTTAATCCTAAAACAGGAGTAATCCTGTCCTGGGACCATAGCAGGGATAAATGGGTTAACCCTGTGATTATCGATAACATGATGAATCTGGAACTGTTATTCGAAGCAACTAAATTAACCGGAGATTCAGCCTTCCATAAAATTGCGGTTAGCCATGCCAACACCACCATGAAAAATCATTTCCGCGAAGATTTTAGTTCTTATCATGTGGTAGAGTATGATCCTGAAACAGGTAAGGTAATCAAGAAAACCACTCACCAGGGCTATCGTAACTCATCTGCCTGGGCACGCGGGCAGGCCTGGGCTTTATATGGTTACACCTTATGTTACCGGTACACCAAAAATCCAGCCTATTTAAAACAGGCGGAAAATATTGCCAGGTTTATTTTTGCTCATCCAAATATGCCTAAAGATCTGGTGCCTTACTGGGATTTCGATGCCCCTCAAATTCCCAATGAACCAAGAGACGCATCTGCTGCAGCGGTTATGGCTTCTGGTTTGTATGAATTAAGCAGATACAGCAAGAATAGCAATAATTACTACCAAAAGGCAAATCAGATTTTAAAAAGTTTAAGTACTGCTTTTGCTGCGCCGATAGGAACAGCTAAAGGTTTTATTTTATTGCACAGCACAGGTTCAAAGCCCTCAAATAGTGAAGTTGATGTACCACTGAGCTATGCCGATTATTATTATTTAGAAGCGTTGCTGAGGTATAAAAACTATAAAAAGTAG
- a CDS encoding TIM-barrel domain-containing protein has protein sequence MKLLKLSFFALLLLHLHLGLKAQEITWTPVEPGVWKGVFGAPEVYDLLKASGAKPNHESLNKLGQATFPFSDQAITAQLNDGKTYLRIPLDKSEQLYGFGLNFQTIHQRGKILELHVDHYGGKDNGRTHAPVPFYVSSNGYGVFINSARYIKVWAGTGMRKDSKNFPLPKDRNADKSWSSRNNGDEVEILVPAAGVEIYVFAGPKPLDAIKRYNLFNGGGYLPPRWGLGFTQRVMTRSTAADVENEVNSFEEKGYPLDFVGLEPGWQSKAYPGTFSWDKNRFAEPAGFVKSMLAKGIRLNLWINPYVSPDAPFYKEIRPLTGSHTVWLGAVPDFTLPKARQLFFDQLQKDQVAIGISGYKIDEVDGYDYYLWPDVATFPSGTSAEQMRQTYGLLMQRYSAEMFKNSNKRTYGLVRASNGGGTSFPYVIYNDYYNHEDFVTALINSGYAGVLWTPEVRASKTGEEWLRRFQSNVFSPMAMINAWASGTKPWTYPDVARQVKEYALLRMRMMPYWYSESAKYHFEGIPPFRGMNLEEGFTQEAKVEKKANDNLEENPYAEAVSKEIKDQYMAGEYLLVAPMFTGQTERKVILPKGRWYDFYTGAFVGDGQVITVSPGLDKIPVYVKDGGIIPLMPALLHSPKLGAKVDLEIRHYGEKASEYNLYDDDGETFDFEKGAFTWRKIKVERLKNGHLKGSISTPEKGKPNTIGKVSFTFMTK, from the coding sequence ATGAAATTGCTAAAATTGTCATTTTTTGCTCTGCTTCTTCTTCACCTGCATCTTGGTTTAAAAGCCCAGGAAATCACCTGGACACCAGTAGAGCCCGGAGTGTGGAAAGGTGTATTTGGTGCGCCAGAGGTTTATGATCTTTTAAAAGCTTCGGGTGCTAAACCCAATCACGAATCATTAAATAAATTAGGTCAGGCGACATTCCCTTTTTCTGATCAAGCCATAACAGCCCAGCTTAACGATGGTAAAACTTATTTAAGAATCCCACTTGATAAAAGCGAGCAGTTATATGGTTTCGGACTAAATTTCCAGACCATACACCAGCGGGGGAAGATTTTGGAACTACATGTAGACCATTATGGCGGAAAAGATAATGGCAGAACGCACGCTCCGGTGCCTTTTTATGTTTCATCTAATGGATATGGCGTTTTTATCAACTCGGCAAGGTACATTAAAGTATGGGCGGGTACCGGAATGAGGAAAGACAGCAAAAATTTCCCGCTACCAAAAGACAGAAATGCCGATAAAAGCTGGTCATCACGCAATAATGGCGACGAAGTTGAAATTTTAGTCCCGGCAGCAGGCGTAGAAATTTACGTTTTTGCTGGCCCAAAACCTTTAGATGCAATTAAAAGGTATAATTTATTTAACGGCGGCGGGTATTTGCCACCACGCTGGGGGCTTGGTTTTACACAAAGGGTAATGACGCGTTCAACTGCTGCCGACGTAGAAAACGAGGTCAATAGTTTTGAAGAAAAGGGCTATCCCTTAGATTTTGTCGGCCTGGAGCCTGGTTGGCAAAGTAAAGCTTATCCGGGCACTTTTTCATGGGATAAAAACAGGTTTGCCGAGCCTGCCGGTTTTGTGAAAAGCATGCTGGCCAAAGGCATCAGGTTAAATCTTTGGATTAATCCTTATGTATCGCCAGACGCACCTTTTTATAAAGAAATTAGACCGCTAACAGGCTCGCATACCGTATGGTTGGGCGCAGTACCCGATTTTACTTTACCAAAAGCACGGCAGCTTTTCTTTGATCAGCTGCAAAAAGACCAGGTAGCAATCGGGATAAGTGGATATAAAATTGATGAGGTTGACGGATATGATTATTATTTGTGGCCTGATGTAGCTACTTTTCCTTCGGGTACAAGCGCTGAGCAGATGCGCCAAACTTATGGGCTGTTAATGCAGCGTTATTCGGCAGAAATGTTCAAAAACAGTAATAAACGTACCTATGGTTTGGTTAGGGCATCAAACGGAGGCGGAACTTCTTTTCCTTATGTAATTTATAACGATTATTATAACCATGAAGACTTTGTTACCGCACTCATTAACAGTGGTTATGCAGGCGTACTGTGGACACCAGAGGTGAGGGCTTCTAAAACAGGAGAGGAGTGGCTAAGGAGGTTCCAATCGAATGTTTTCTCGCCGATGGCCATGATTAATGCCTGGGCAAGTGGAACAAAACCCTGGACTTACCCCGATGTAGCAAGGCAGGTAAAGGAATATGCTTTATTAAGGATGAGAATGATGCCGTATTGGTATAGCGAATCGGCAAAATACCATTTTGAAGGTATACCGCCTTTTAGGGGAATGAATTTAGAGGAAGGATTTACACAGGAGGCAAAAGTAGAGAAAAAAGCCAATGATAATTTAGAAGAGAATCCCTATGCAGAAGCTGTTTCTAAAGAGATTAAAGATCAATATATGGCAGGCGAATATTTGCTTGTTGCACCAATGTTTACCGGGCAAACGGAACGCAAAGTGATTTTGCCCAAAGGCAGGTGGTATGATTTTTATACCGGTGCTTTTGTTGGCGATGGACAGGTTATTACCGTAAGCCCTGGCTTGGATAAAATACCTGTTTACGTTAAAGATGGTGGAATAATTCCCTTAATGCCAGCCTTACTTCACTCCCCTAAATTAGGTGCAAAAGTAGATCTCGAAATCCGTCACTACGGCGAAAAAGCCAGTGAATATAATTTGTATGACGATGATGGGGAGACTTTTGATTTCGAAAAAGGAGCTTTTACCTGGAGAAAAATTAAAGTTGAACGATTGAAAAACGGCCACTTAAAGGGAAGTATTTCTACACCCGAAAAAGGAAAACCAAATACCATTGGTAAAGTAAGTTTCACCTTTATGACAAAGTAA